From a single Pelobacter seleniigenes DSM 18267 genomic region:
- a CDS encoding HAMP domain-containing histidine kinase, with product MRKLFNRFSIKTKLSLLVLTICTVLLVVISSVLLVTEFYARQVALKQNIRILATSLTEQLWRPLLLEKYAEAETLLGSLNRQRNIQAAYLFDRTGIPVAEYLSYDRSRITIPALERDFSQKGQGQAGTLPVVQEKLYLKAHYFSSFTPVNFDGRQIGTLYLLSDLDSFYAGLGAIIGGVCCAFVLLGCFSWILAGLLQKPVSDPLLRLATLMKQISQEKDYSVRAFVTSQDEIGALVKGFNGMLAQIERHQRQLNHHRQNLEKTVAARTAELQFALGELEIARNQADAANAAKSDFLSRMTHELRTPLIGVLGMNELLTRTSLTEQQKMLVDTVQSSGEELLRLISDVLDFSRIEAGKMNLQPVPVELFRIIESIVELLAPQAREKNITLACQIPLDSTWRVKVDEVRMRQILMNLIGNALKFTRQGSVIVTLSCRELSGGEGVFTIEVEDTGCGMDETASRQIFDVFYQAENSDTRANKGAGLGLAIVKQLVDLMAGRIEFSSTPGKGTLFRVTVQLPLLEKVDFRLPDEAIATPLLLCAEPRADFNILRSYLDQLGCRSVVAENAADVFYQLSSARRRGESFQLLLVGQMVCLPDGRPLFQALREDEYNHDLRRIVIWNDHSRVVPMLSGETRLSGPLTWSGLVDAIRQSHHQLHLVTGKKQPEVTAEQVSTESAPRIMVVSSNIPSRELLRLQLSRVGFAADVAGNVNLLGELQSYVMVIYDLPHLNEGDLLQFLADLKEPRPLTVVLAEKGLPPAMSSHVDECLLKPFDMASLERILAPLQKAATAGDDGERGH from the coding sequence GTGCGCAAGCTGTTTAACCGTTTTTCCATAAAAACCAAACTCTCACTGCTGGTCCTGACCATCTGTACTGTGCTGCTGGTGGTGATCAGCAGCGTCCTGTTGGTGACTGAATTTTACGCGCGCCAGGTCGCCTTGAAACAGAATATCAGAATCCTGGCAACTTCGTTGACCGAACAGCTCTGGCGACCACTATTACTGGAAAAATATGCTGAGGCCGAAACCTTGCTCGGGTCGTTGAATCGGCAGCGGAATATTCAGGCCGCCTACCTGTTCGACCGTACGGGGATCCCGGTGGCTGAATATCTGTCATACGATCGAAGTCGTATCACCATCCCGGCGCTTGAGAGGGATTTCTCTCAAAAAGGACAAGGTCAAGCAGGGACACTCCCTGTGGTTCAGGAAAAACTGTATTTAAAAGCGCATTACTTCAGTTCTTTTACACCGGTTAATTTCGATGGTCGCCAGATCGGAACCCTCTATCTGTTAAGCGATCTCGACAGCTTTTATGCCGGCCTTGGAGCCATCATCGGTGGGGTCTGCTGCGCTTTTGTGTTGTTGGGCTGTTTCTCCTGGATCTTGGCCGGCCTGCTCCAAAAGCCGGTCTCCGATCCGTTGCTGCGCCTGGCCACGCTGATGAAGCAGATTTCCCAGGAAAAAGATTATTCGGTCAGGGCCTTTGTGACCAGCCAGGATGAAATTGGGGCTCTGGTCAAGGGGTTCAACGGTATGCTGGCGCAGATTGAAAGGCATCAGCGGCAACTGAACCATCATCGGCAGAACCTTGAAAAAACGGTGGCTGCCCGAACTGCTGAGCTGCAGTTCGCCCTGGGCGAACTTGAGATCGCCCGGAACCAGGCTGACGCAGCTAACGCCGCCAAATCGGACTTCCTTTCGCGGATGACTCATGAACTCAGGACTCCATTGATCGGAGTGCTGGGCATGAATGAATTGCTGACCCGGACCAGCCTGACCGAACAGCAGAAGATGCTGGTTGATACAGTGCAAAGCTCCGGCGAGGAGCTGCTACGCTTGATCAGTGATGTTCTCGATTTCTCCCGTATTGAAGCCGGAAAAATGAATCTCCAGCCGGTTCCTGTCGAGCTGTTTCGCATCATTGAGAGCATTGTTGAACTACTCGCCCCTCAGGCGCGGGAAAAAAACATTACTCTGGCTTGCCAGATCCCCCTCGATTCCACCTGGCGGGTCAAAGTCGATGAGGTAAGGATGAGGCAGATCCTCATGAACCTCATCGGCAATGCCCTTAAATTCACTCGGCAAGGTTCCGTCATTGTCACCCTTTCCTGCCGAGAGCTGTCCGGTGGGGAAGGGGTCTTTACGATAGAGGTTGAGGACACTGGCTGCGGCATGGATGAGACCGCCTCCCGGCAGATCTTTGACGTTTTTTATCAGGCTGAAAACTCGGATACGCGGGCCAATAAAGGCGCCGGGCTGGGCCTGGCTATTGTCAAACAGCTGGTTGATTTAATGGCAGGACGCATAGAATTTTCTTCCACACCGGGCAAGGGCACTCTGTTCCGGGTTACTGTGCAATTGCCGTTGTTGGAAAAAGTTGATTTCAGACTGCCGGATGAGGCCATTGCTACGCCGCTCTTGCTCTGTGCCGAACCACGCGCTGACTTTAATATCCTACGCAGCTATCTCGATCAGCTGGGCTGTCGGTCGGTGGTGGCTGAAAATGCCGCTGATGTTTTCTATCAACTCAGTTCAGCCAGGCGTCGTGGCGAGTCTTTCCAACTGCTGTTGGTCGGGCAAATGGTTTGTCTGCCTGATGGCCGGCCGCTGTTTCAGGCCTTGCGGGAGGATGAATACAATCATGATTTGCGGCGTATTGTGATTTGGAACGATCACAGCCGGGTCGTTCCCATGCTCTCGGGCGAGACCCGTTTGAGCGGGCCACTGACATGGTCCGGTCTGGTCGATGCCATCCGGCAGAGTCATCATCAGCTGCATCTTGTAACGGGTAAGAAGCAACCCGAGGTTACGGCGGAGCAGGTGTCGACAGAAAGTGCTCCGCGCATCATGGTCGTCAGTTCCAACATTCCCAGCCGTGAGCTGCTGCGTCTACAGTTGTCCAGGGTCGGTTTTGCGGCGGATGTTGCCGGGAATGTAAATCTTCTGGGCGAACTGCAATCTTATGTCATGGTTATTTACGATCTGCCTCATTTGAACGAAGGTGACCTCCTGCAATTTTTGGCCGACCTTAAGGAACCAAGGCCCCTGACCGTTGTGCTGGCAGAGAAAGGCCTGCCGCCCGCAATGTCTTCCCACGTCGATGAATGCCTGCTTAAGCCGTTTGACATGGCTTCTCTTGAGCGGATCCTGGCGCCGTTGCAAAAGGCCGCTACCGCGGGAGATGACGGAGAAAGGGGCCATTGA
- a CDS encoding B12-binding domain-containing radical SAM protein, giving the protein MKILLTTLHSKYVHASLALPYLKAYCQDICPDMAIREYSVNEPKEVVLAQMMSLHPEVICFSVYLWNRCATLDLAACVRRIDPAIKIVLGGPEVSFEEDSFFDRFEVDAIIRGEGEIPLRHLLAAWQNDRLPAAFPGLQLPAVQNPADTSLLASLDAIPSPFQAGLVDLSKGLVYFESSRGCPYSCSFCMSSLDERVRSFSMERIQVDLLLLLQSRVALIKFVDRTFNYDPARAYQLFSFILANNIASQFHFEIGAHLLDEQTLRLLEQVPQGVFQFEIGVQSTLPETLQLVRRQASLDKLEQNIRRLKQRTAVHVHLDLIAGLPGESYRQFLHSVDRTCALGPDHLQLEPVKLLPGAPLRAQAKTWGIRFDPQPPYTILAADSISFDELERIRGIGRLLDLVVNSGRFQHSLNGLQALGLSVSAVLEGLDRFWRDNDLYRQGRSLRALYFEIDGYLKKNFSGLELMRLRESLGRDFASHERVVSGSAPDFFDVKLTAAEAAAVKQCLKAELDRLERQGKIQYFAAAFQHLPDYPAGRTLLLFLYHSKTASGLDVKELAVR; this is encoded by the coding sequence ATGAAAATCCTTTTGACGACCCTGCACAGCAAATATGTCCATGCCAGCCTCGCGCTGCCTTATTTAAAGGCCTATTGCCAGGATATCTGTCCGGATATGGCGATCCGCGAATATTCTGTCAACGAGCCAAAAGAGGTGGTTCTGGCACAAATGATGAGCCTTCACCCCGAGGTGATTTGCTTCTCTGTATATCTGTGGAATCGTTGTGCCACCCTGGACCTGGCGGCCTGCGTCCGGCGCATCGACCCCGCTATCAAAATTGTCCTGGGGGGCCCGGAAGTCTCTTTTGAGGAGGATAGCTTTTTCGACCGATTTGAGGTGGATGCCATTATTCGCGGGGAAGGGGAGATCCCGCTGCGCCATCTGCTTGCTGCCTGGCAAAATGATCGGCTACCTGCTGCGTTTCCGGGACTGCAGTTGCCTGCAGTTCAAAATCCTGCCGATACCAGTCTGCTTGCATCCCTGGATGCTATCCCCTCTCCGTTTCAGGCCGGTCTGGTTGATTTGAGCAAAGGGCTGGTCTATTTTGAGAGCAGTCGCGGTTGCCCCTATTCCTGCAGCTTCTGTATGAGTTCACTGGATGAGCGGGTGCGGTCATTTTCTATGGAGCGGATCCAGGTCGATTTGCTGCTGTTGCTGCAGAGCCGGGTCGCCCTGATCAAATTTGTCGACCGGACTTTTAACTATGATCCGGCCCGGGCCTATCAGCTGTTTTCTTTTATCCTGGCCAATAATATCGCCAGCCAATTTCATTTTGAAATCGGTGCCCATCTGCTTGATGAACAAACATTGCGGCTGCTGGAGCAGGTTCCTCAGGGGGTGTTTCAGTTTGAGATCGGTGTCCAATCGACTCTGCCGGAAACCCTGCAGTTGGTCAGACGGCAGGCCTCGCTGGATAAGCTGGAGCAGAACATTCGCCGCCTCAAGCAGCGGACCGCAGTCCATGTGCATCTCGATCTGATTGCGGGGCTGCCAGGTGAAAGCTACCGACAGTTTCTGCACTCGGTCGATCGGACCTGCGCCCTCGGCCCCGATCACCTGCAGTTGGAACCAGTCAAGTTGTTACCGGGAGCACCGCTACGCGCCCAGGCGAAGACCTGGGGCATCCGCTTCGATCCGCAGCCGCCTTATACGATCCTGGCGGCGGACTCCATCTCTTTCGACGAGTTGGAACGGATCCGGGGGATCGGCCGCCTGCTGGATCTGGTCGTGAACAGCGGGCGCTTTCAGCACAGTCTGAACGGTCTGCAGGCTCTGGGTTTGTCGGTTTCAGCGGTTCTTGAAGGGCTTGACCGGTTCTGGCGGGACAATGATCTTTACCGGCAAGGGCGTTCTTTACGGGCGCTCTATTTTGAAATCGATGGTTATCTGAAAAAGAACTTCTCAGGACTGGAACTGATGCGGTTGCGGGAATCCCTGGGGCGGGATTTTGCCAGCCATGAGCGGGTGGTCAGTGGCTCGGCCCCGGATTTTTTCGACGTCAAGCTGACCGCTGCGGAAGCTGCTGCGGTTAAGCAATGTCTCAAAGCAGAGTTGGATCGCCTCGAACGCCAGGGGAAAATCCAATATTTTGCCGCTGCGTTTCAACATCTGCCGGATTATCCCGCCGGCCGGACTCTTCTGCTGTTTCTTTATCACAGCAAAACCGCAAGCGGCCTGGACGTGAAGGAACTTGCGGTGCGCTGA
- a CDS encoding OmpA family protein — protein sequence MLKKILFLIALCCGLGLTAQAANLPNAFTLTPFYGGHLFEGNLPLDDSDFWGLGLGYNLTENWSLEAVYTRTNADGDPSSAPDSTIETYRLDGLYHLWPKGKLVPYLAAGLGAITSDPDNGSSREHLLIDYGIGVKYFILDDLIALRADVRHLLDFPEPDNSLQYSVGLTFQLGRPAPKAEPISAPEPKPAAVPVDSDGDGVFDNIDRCPNTPVGVAVDNNGCPLDSDKDGVYDYLDKCPGTPAGTPVDMNGCPLDSDKDGVYDQLDKCPGTPAGVAVDRNGCPLDTDGDGVYDYLDKCPGTPAGAPVDADGCPLDSDKDGVFDYLDQCPDTPAGVSVDTHGCPTTLTLRINFGHDSSKVGPEYDGEIAKAAQCINEYPGNMVYIDGHTDSSGAAEYNQKLSVQRATAVKNRLIEKFAIPAVRMTARGFGEDKPVASNDTAAGRALNRRVEVACGAKK from the coding sequence ATGCTAAAAAAAATTCTGTTCCTTATCGCTTTGTGCTGTGGCCTTGGGTTAACCGCCCAGGCGGCAAACCTGCCCAATGCATTCACCCTGACGCCTTTTTATGGCGGCCATTTATTCGAGGGAAACCTGCCGCTGGATGACAGCGACTTCTGGGGGCTTGGTCTCGGTTACAACCTGACCGAGAATTGGTCACTGGAAGCCGTCTACACCCGTACAAATGCCGATGGCGATCCTTCCTCGGCACCGGACTCGACTATTGAAACCTATCGCCTGGACGGCCTGTATCACCTCTGGCCCAAGGGGAAACTGGTCCCCTATCTGGCAGCCGGTCTGGGGGCGATAACTTCGGATCCGGATAACGGCAGCAGCCGCGAACACCTGTTGATCGATTACGGTATCGGGGTGAAATATTTTATTCTTGACGATCTCATCGCCCTGCGCGCCGATGTTCGCCACCTGTTGGATTTCCCCGAGCCAGACAACAGCTTGCAGTACTCGGTGGGGCTCACCTTTCAGCTTGGTCGTCCGGCTCCCAAAGCCGAGCCGATCAGTGCTCCGGAACCCAAACCTGCGGCCGTTCCGGTCGACAGTGACGGCGACGGCGTATTTGATAACATCGACCGCTGCCCGAACACTCCGGTCGGCGTTGCCGTCGACAATAACGGCTGTCCGCTTGACAGTGATAAAGACGGGGTCTACGACTACCTTGACAAATGCCCGGGAACTCCCGCCGGAACCCCGGTTGATATGAACGGCTGCCCCCTGGACAGCGATAAGGACGGGGTCTATGACCAGCTCGACAAATGCCCGGGAACTCCCGCCGGGGTCGCGGTTGATCGCAACGGATGCCCGCTGGATACTGATGGGGACGGCGTGTACGACTACCTGGATAAATGTCCGGGAACTCCGGCCGGCGCTCCGGTCGATGCCGATGGATGTCCCCTGGACAGCGATAAGGACGGGGTTTTCGATTATCTTGACCAGTGCCCCGATACCCCAGCCGGGGTTTCCGTCGATACGCATGGCTGCCCGACCACTCTGACCCTGAGGATCAACTTCGGTCATGACAGCAGCAAGGTCGGACCTGAATATGACGGAGAAATTGCCAAAGCCGCCCAGTGTATCAACGAATATCCGGGCAATATGGTTTATATCGACGGCCACACGGACAGCAGCGGTGCCGCGGAATACAACCAGAAACTGTCTGTTCAGCGGGCCACAGCGGTCAAAAACCGCTTGATCGAGAAATTCGCCATCCCCGCCGTGCGCATGACCGCCCGCGGATTCGGCGAAGACAAACCGGTAGCAAGCAATGACACGGCCGCAGGAAGAGCCCTCAACCGCCGGGTGGAAGTGGCCTGCGGCGCCAAGAAGTAG
- a CDS encoding DUF6178 family protein, with protein MTKIILPPERRVGHLTVLRQGEREISPTEYAALTPREQLALIRNAQGKQKYDLLLNSQKAERLVPLLHPQELYLTVNLLGATDSLELLALSSPEQITLLLDLDCWDGDMLSPVLSLRWLELLAQCGEEKLCQLVRQIEPEVLALFLKKHLTIIRGIEAYDDDDADNARRLESLYDIDYHSEDAAKIIGAMLKLWQDREQESYLLLMEMIRSENLTALEEEIYQARNNRLLDLGIIPHQEARSIYGYLDPESFVPGGKSNFALEAEDLQNPLALLVQAQPEHLLADILAAGIDHETACELMHLTNRKMSADRADLASPQDVAQAVQGIYDTLNLALEYLAGNDIGKAEQIIHSTYLLHLFQLGHSLIKKRQARAQTLAKGPIYPFVDYPELLFIDSLLEQPALFYRAPGAETPSQLQKLTSIKDLELVDRRLTQVEALELLFTTALPFTLPDPADEEAQQLTLSGIFMTAVAQRLLGEPFAANPLDKNCLADLAAMTVTDDSRWESFARNLHATVAELNPQCLFFCEFCLELWQDFFSDADALDQVEAAECFLWLK; from the coding sequence ATGACAAAGATAATACTACCCCCGGAACGCCGGGTGGGACATCTCACCGTATTACGCCAGGGAGAAAGGGAAATATCTCCCACAGAATACGCTGCCCTGACACCGCGGGAACAATTGGCACTGATCAGAAACGCCCAGGGCAAACAAAAATACGACCTGCTGCTCAATTCGCAAAAAGCCGAACGCCTGGTCCCCCTGCTTCATCCCCAGGAACTCTATCTGACGGTCAATCTGCTTGGTGCAACAGATTCCCTGGAACTCCTTGCCCTGAGCAGTCCAGAACAGATCACCCTGCTGCTCGACCTGGACTGCTGGGATGGAGACATGTTGAGTCCGGTCCTCTCCCTCCGTTGGCTGGAGTTGCTGGCTCAATGCGGTGAAGAAAAACTCTGCCAGTTGGTCCGCCAAATCGAACCTGAGGTACTGGCCCTGTTCCTGAAAAAACATTTGACCATCATTCGCGGCATCGAAGCCTACGACGATGATGATGCTGACAACGCCAGGCGCCTGGAATCCCTTTACGACATTGATTACCACAGTGAAGATGCCGCAAAAATCATCGGTGCCATGCTGAAACTCTGGCAGGACCGGGAACAGGAAAGCTATCTGCTGCTGATGGAAATGATCCGTAGCGAAAATCTCACTGCCCTGGAAGAAGAGATTTATCAGGCCCGCAACAATCGCCTGTTGGACCTCGGTATCATTCCCCACCAGGAAGCCCGGAGTATTTACGGCTATCTTGACCCGGAAAGCTTTGTTCCGGGAGGAAAAAGCAACTTTGCCCTGGAAGCGGAGGATCTGCAGAACCCGCTTGCCTTGTTGGTCCAGGCCCAACCCGAGCATCTGCTGGCAGACATCCTTGCGGCTGGCATTGATCATGAAACAGCTTGCGAACTGATGCATCTGACCAACCGCAAAATGAGCGCCGACCGGGCCGACCTGGCCTCGCCTCAAGACGTAGCACAAGCGGTTCAGGGTATCTATGACACCCTCAATCTGGCCCTGGAATATCTGGCCGGAAACGATATCGGTAAAGCCGAGCAGATCATCCACAGTACTTACCTGCTGCACCTGTTCCAGTTAGGCCATAGCCTGATCAAAAAACGCCAGGCCAGAGCGCAAACCCTGGCAAAAGGCCCGATCTATCCGTTTGTGGATTACCCGGAATTGTTGTTTATCGACTCGCTGCTCGAACAACCAGCGCTGTTTTATCGCGCTCCCGGAGCAGAAACACCAAGCCAGCTGCAGAAGCTGACCTCAATCAAGGACCTTGAGCTGGTGGACCGTCGCCTCACCCAGGTCGAAGCGCTGGAGCTTCTGTTCACGACAGCCCTCCCCTTCACTCTCCCCGACCCTGCAGACGAAGAGGCTCAGCAACTGACCCTGTCCGGCATTTTCATGACCGCCGTTGCCCAGCGTCTGCTCGGGGAACCCTTTGCCGCAAACCCGCTAGATAAAAATTGCCTTGCCGACCTCGCGGCAATGACTGTCACTGATGATTCCAGGTGGGAAAGTTTTGCTCGCAACCTGCATGCGACCGTTGCCGAGCTTAACCCTCAATGTCTGTTTTTCTGCGAGTTCTGTCTAGAGTTATGGCAGGATTTCTTCAGCGACGCGGATGCCCTTGATCAGGTCGAAGCCGCGGAATGTTTCCTCTGGCTAAAGTAG
- a CDS encoding class I SAM-dependent methyltransferase yields the protein MNMKPAGAGKSSFDLLAGNKAFDLMAIKVGSSFLDLACGFGRYSLFAADLVGPSGQVHALDLWEEGILQLQQQAAQEQKANITALVGDIAGIPLSAASVDCALLATALHDVAQPQRAAVIRGVHRVLKPGAHFCVIEFKRRQDGPGPPLAIRLAPADVETLVLPAGFETVASESVGEALYLLKFRKKT from the coding sequence ATGAACATGAAACCAGCGGGAGCGGGGAAGAGCAGTTTTGATCTGCTGGCCGGGAATAAGGCATTTGACTTGATGGCGATCAAGGTTGGTTCCAGTTTTCTTGATCTGGCCTGTGGCTTTGGCCGCTACAGTCTGTTTGCGGCCGATCTGGTCGGGCCGAGCGGGCAGGTCCATGCCCTCGATCTTTGGGAAGAGGGGATTCTGCAATTACAGCAGCAGGCCGCGCAGGAACAGAAGGCGAACATTACGGCCCTGGTTGGTGATATTGCCGGTATCCCGTTGTCAGCGGCTTCCGTCGATTGTGCGCTGCTGGCCACTGCGTTGCATGACGTTGCGCAGCCGCAACGGGCGGCCGTGATTAGGGGGGTGCACCGGGTGTTGAAACCCGGGGCGCACTTCTGTGTGATTGAATTCAAGCGGCGGCAGGACGGCCCCGGACCGCCCTTGGCCATCCGCCTCGCTCCTGCGGATGTGGAAACCCTGGTCCTGCCGGCAGGGTTTGAGACTGTTGCCAGTGAATCAGTGGGGGAGGCCCTGTATCTGCTCAAATTTCGAAAAAAAACCTAA
- a CDS encoding radical SAM protein, translating into MSRTKTFLTVVADATGEVFEYPELLMAGMNGTSCCRPQADELIPLPEGSRLFTIPDTPPIGFDRRSGERKTLTALPKSWGGGPVQAVSAFVTPAFTRTLLPAADYTQKKVELTLWSYTAVGWCVEEERFYVAAVRVDRNRQWEPQYFDDRLLDPLVRRRVAEQQENRLVVQLSRCALDYHCFAAKNLFFGRWEAPLPTSPACNAQCLGCISYQEEPKACQSSQDRLDFVPTVEEICQVAVPHLQHAENAIVSFGQGCEGDPILQTDTIAAAVREMRRQTTRGTINFNSNASIPDAIDKLAKAGVDSIRISLNSVQERFYNAYYRPRHYRFSDVMESARRAKQHGMFTMLNYLVFPGISDREDEVERLQEVIEEIGIDLIQMRNLSIDPLMYWRAMGAEGQGIGMKTMLDRIKREIPRIQYGYFNRCKENFYPPGYETDWPLPASIG; encoded by the coding sequence ATGAGCCGAACAAAAACATTTCTGACCGTTGTCGCTGACGCCACCGGTGAAGTCTTTGAATACCCCGAACTGCTAATGGCGGGAATGAACGGAACCAGTTGTTGCCGCCCGCAAGCAGACGAACTGATTCCCCTCCCGGAAGGCAGCCGCCTGTTCACCATTCCCGATACTCCACCGATCGGTTTTGATCGCCGCAGCGGCGAGCGGAAAACCTTGACCGCGTTACCGAAAAGCTGGGGCGGCGGTCCTGTCCAGGCGGTTTCAGCCTTTGTCACGCCAGCCTTCACCCGCACTCTTCTGCCCGCGGCAGACTATACCCAAAAAAAGGTTGAACTCACCCTCTGGTCCTATACCGCGGTCGGCTGGTGTGTCGAAGAAGAGCGCTTTTACGTGGCCGCGGTCCGGGTCGACCGTAATCGTCAATGGGAACCGCAATACTTTGACGATCGGTTGCTGGATCCGCTGGTACGCCGCCGGGTTGCCGAGCAGCAGGAGAATCGACTGGTGGTGCAACTGTCGCGCTGCGCCCTCGATTACCATTGCTTTGCCGCAAAAAATCTGTTTTTCGGTCGCTGGGAAGCGCCCCTGCCCACCTCACCGGCCTGCAACGCCCAGTGCCTGGGCTGCATTTCCTATCAAGAAGAACCCAAAGCCTGTCAGTCCAGCCAGGATCGGCTGGATTTTGTACCGACGGTCGAAGAAATTTGCCAGGTTGCAGTTCCGCACTTGCAGCACGCGGAGAATGCCATTGTCTCCTTCGGCCAGGGCTGTGAAGGAGATCCGATCCTGCAGACCGATACCATTGCCGCCGCGGTCCGGGAAATGCGCCGACAGACCACCCGCGGAACCATCAACTTCAACTCCAATGCCTCCATACCGGATGCTATTGACAAGCTGGCCAAGGCCGGAGTCGATTCGATCCGGATTTCCCTCAACTCAGTCCAGGAGCGCTTTTACAACGCCTACTACCGCCCCCGCCACTACCGTTTCAGCGATGTCATGGAATCCGCGCGCCGTGCCAAGCAGCACGGCATGTTCACCATGCTGAACTACCTGGTCTTTCCAGGCATCAGCGACCGCGAAGACGAAGTTGAGCGCCTGCAGGAAGTCATCGAAGAGATCGGTATCGATCTGATTCAGATGCGCAATCTGAGTATCGATCCGTTAATGTACTGGCGCGCCATGGGCGCCGAGGGGCAAGGGATCGGCATGAAAACCATGCTGGACCGGATCAAGCGGGAAATCCCCCGGATTCAGTACGGCTACTTCAACCGCTGCAAAGAAAATTTCTACCCGCCCGGCTATGAAACCGATTGGCCGCTGCCAGCTTCCATCGGGTAA